The Dromaius novaehollandiae isolate bDroNov1 chromosome 5, bDroNov1.hap1, whole genome shotgun sequence genome window below encodes:
- the ZDHHC13 gene encoding palmitoyltransferase ZDHHC13 isoform X3: MAAGGGPAQCKNHCHGPCRPHTCSCHDIHSDKDLSTLPGLYPFVEDSDTCDIVKATQYGLLERCKELVEAGYDVRQPDKENVTLLHWAAINNRQELVRFYISKGAIVDQLGGDLNSTPLHWAIRQGHLPMVILLLKCGADPSLIDGEGFSSIHLAVLFQHMPIIAYLISKGQNVDTTDFNGQTPLMISAQKVVGPEPTRFLLKFNPSLNAVDNVQKNTALHWAITSGNTSAVDLLLEAGASMDIKNVKLFLLLASSLTLMWAVGYIMDLSSDSWLLKGSLLLLILFGMTVFMRRFVGLRNLRYLPTAFMLSSVFWMSLTWFVWFLPVHVANTILQVTVVFSIVGLLYYFYKTWKTDPGYVKTSEEEKKENIVALAEAGCLDFRTFCTSCLVKKPLRSMHCLACDSCVAKYDQHSLWIGQCIGIGNHHYYVLFLFFLTMTGVWLLYGTLLYWSNHCATSYRQDGAWTYFTQIIYCSPWVFYIFLLACFHTVWASLLLIIQLYQITFLGLTSHERMNLMIQNKSSKHPVSLRRTPYNLGCFQNLADFFQCGCLGMFKPNVIDWTKQYNLFHLAKEKNLHSV, translated from the exons ATGGCTGCGGGCGGCGGTCCCGCG CAGTGTAAAAATCATTGCCATGGGCCTTGTCGACCTCATACGTGCAGCTGTCACGATATCCACAGCGATAAGGATCTATCAACGCTACCAGGACTGTATCCATTTGTTGAGGACTCTGATACCTGTGATATTGTCAAGGCTACGCA gTATGGATTACTAGAGCGATGCAAAGAACTGGTAGAAGCAGGATATGATGTTCGGCAACCAGACAAAGAAAACGTGACTCTTCTTCACTGGGCAGCAATAAACAACAGGCAGGAGCTGGTTAG GTTTTATATTTCCAAAGGTGCAATAGTGGATCAGCTAGGTGGAGATTTGAATTCAACTCCACTTCACTGGGCCATTAG GCAAGGACACCTACCTATGGTCATATTATTGTTGAAATGTGGAGCAGATCCCAGTCTTATTGATGGGGAAGGATTCAGTAGCATTCATTTAGCAGTGCTGTTTCAACACATGCCTATTATAGCTTACCTCATATCAAAAGGCCAG AATGTAGATACAACAGACTTCAATGGACAAACACCTCTAATGATATCGGCGCAAAAAGTGGTTGG ACCAGAACCCACGAGGTTTCTCTTAAAGTTTAACCCTTCTCTCAATGCTGTAGACAACGTTCAAAAGAATACTGCATTGCATTGGGCAATTACATCAGGAAATACAAGTGCTGTGGATCTGTTGCTGGAAGCTGGTGCTAGCATGGACATAAAAAATGTCAAG CTTTTCCTGCTGTTGGCATCTTCCTTGACGTTGATGTGGGCCGTGGGATATATAATGGACTTAAGTTCTGATTCTTGGCTTTTGAAAGGAAGTCTACTTCTCTTGATACTTTTTGGAATGACTGTGTTCATGAG GCGATTTGTGGGGCTCAGGAATCTAAGGTATCTTCCTACAGCATTTATGCTAAGTTCAGTTTTTTGGATGTCTCTGACCTGGTTTGTCTGGTTCCTGCCTG TGCATGTAGCCAACACAATTCTCCAAGTTACTGTTGTGTTCAGCATAGTGGGTCTTCTTTATTATTTCTATAAGACTTGGAAAACTGATCCTGGATACGTTAAgacttcagaagaagaaaaaaaagag AACATTGTTGCTCTTGCAGAAGCAGGTTGCTTGGACTTCAGAACGTTTTGCACATCGTGTCTT GTAAAGAAGCCTTTGAGATCTATGCATTGTCTTGCCTGCGATTCCTGTGTAGCCAAATATGATCAGCATTCTCTATGGATTGGACAGTGCATAG GCATTGGCAACCATCATTATTATGTGTTGTTCCTGTTTTTCCTAACTATGACTGGTGTCTGGCTGCTTTATGGAACTCTTCTGT ATTGGTCAAACCACTGTGCAACAAGTTATCGTCAAGATGGAGCATGGACTTACTTCACACAGATAATATATTGTTCTCCATGGGTTTTCTATATCTTCCTGCTAGCCTGTTTCCATACTGTGTGGGCTTCATTGTTGCTAATTATTCAGCTTTATCAG ATTACATTTCTGGGACTGACCTCACATGAAAGAATGAACCTCATGATACAGAACAAGTCATCTAAGCACCCTGTTTCACTCAGGAGAACTCCATACAA tCTTGGATGCTTCCAGaatcttgcagatttttttcagtgtgggTGCCTTGGCATGTTCAAACCCAATGTAATTGATTGGACCAAACAGTACAATCTCTTTCATCtggcaaaggagaaaaatcttcattctgTGTGA
- the ZDHHC13 gene encoding palmitoyltransferase ZDHHC13 isoform X1 has product MAAGGGPAQCKNHCHGPCRPHTCSCHDIHSDKDLSTLPGLYPFVEDSDTCDIVKATQYGLLERCKELVEAGYDVRQPDKENVTLLHWAAINNRQELVRFYISKGAIVDQLGGDLNSTPLHWAIRQGHLPMVILLLKCGADPSLIDGEGFSSIHLAVLFQHMPIIAYLISKGQNVDTTDFNGQTPLMISAQKVVGPEPTRFLLKFNPSLNAVDNVQKNTALHWAITSGNTSAVDLLLEAGASMDIKNVKGETPLDLACETQNRFIVYMLTEEERMRSRKNCRLLRIVEKYELFLLLASSLTLMWAVGYIMDLSSDSWLLKGSLLLLILFGMTVFMRRFVGLRNLRYLPTAFMLSSVFWMSLTWFVWFLPVHVANTILQVTVVFSIVGLLYYFYKTWKTDPGYVKTSEEEKKENIVALAEAGCLDFRTFCTSCLVKKPLRSMHCLACDSCVAKYDQHSLWIGQCIGIGNHHYYVLFLFFLTMTGVWLLYGTLLYWSNHCATSYRQDGAWTYFTQIIYCSPWVFYIFLLACFHTVWASLLLIIQLYQITFLGLTSHERMNLMIQNKSSKHPVSLRRTPYNLGCFQNLADFFQCGCLGMFKPNVIDWTKQYNLFHLAKEKNLHSV; this is encoded by the exons ATGGCTGCGGGCGGCGGTCCCGCG CAGTGTAAAAATCATTGCCATGGGCCTTGTCGACCTCATACGTGCAGCTGTCACGATATCCACAGCGATAAGGATCTATCAACGCTACCAGGACTGTATCCATTTGTTGAGGACTCTGATACCTGTGATATTGTCAAGGCTACGCA gTATGGATTACTAGAGCGATGCAAAGAACTGGTAGAAGCAGGATATGATGTTCGGCAACCAGACAAAGAAAACGTGACTCTTCTTCACTGGGCAGCAATAAACAACAGGCAGGAGCTGGTTAG GTTTTATATTTCCAAAGGTGCAATAGTGGATCAGCTAGGTGGAGATTTGAATTCAACTCCACTTCACTGGGCCATTAG GCAAGGACACCTACCTATGGTCATATTATTGTTGAAATGTGGAGCAGATCCCAGTCTTATTGATGGGGAAGGATTCAGTAGCATTCATTTAGCAGTGCTGTTTCAACACATGCCTATTATAGCTTACCTCATATCAAAAGGCCAG AATGTAGATACAACAGACTTCAATGGACAAACACCTCTAATGATATCGGCGCAAAAAGTGGTTGG ACCAGAACCCACGAGGTTTCTCTTAAAGTTTAACCCTTCTCTCAATGCTGTAGACAACGTTCAAAAGAATACTGCATTGCATTGGGCAATTACATCAGGAAATACAAGTGCTGTGGATCTGTTGCTGGAAGCTGGTGCTAGCATGGACATAAAAAATGTCAAG GGAGAGACACCGCTTGACCTTGCTTGTGAAACTCAGAATCGCTTCATTGTTTATATGCtgactgaggaagaaagaatgagaagcagaaaaaattgCAGGTTACTGAGAATAGTAGAGAAGTATGAG CTTTTCCTGCTGTTGGCATCTTCCTTGACGTTGATGTGGGCCGTGGGATATATAATGGACTTAAGTTCTGATTCTTGGCTTTTGAAAGGAAGTCTACTTCTCTTGATACTTTTTGGAATGACTGTGTTCATGAG GCGATTTGTGGGGCTCAGGAATCTAAGGTATCTTCCTACAGCATTTATGCTAAGTTCAGTTTTTTGGATGTCTCTGACCTGGTTTGTCTGGTTCCTGCCTG TGCATGTAGCCAACACAATTCTCCAAGTTACTGTTGTGTTCAGCATAGTGGGTCTTCTTTATTATTTCTATAAGACTTGGAAAACTGATCCTGGATACGTTAAgacttcagaagaagaaaaaaaagag AACATTGTTGCTCTTGCAGAAGCAGGTTGCTTGGACTTCAGAACGTTTTGCACATCGTGTCTT GTAAAGAAGCCTTTGAGATCTATGCATTGTCTTGCCTGCGATTCCTGTGTAGCCAAATATGATCAGCATTCTCTATGGATTGGACAGTGCATAG GCATTGGCAACCATCATTATTATGTGTTGTTCCTGTTTTTCCTAACTATGACTGGTGTCTGGCTGCTTTATGGAACTCTTCTGT ATTGGTCAAACCACTGTGCAACAAGTTATCGTCAAGATGGAGCATGGACTTACTTCACACAGATAATATATTGTTCTCCATGGGTTTTCTATATCTTCCTGCTAGCCTGTTTCCATACTGTGTGGGCTTCATTGTTGCTAATTATTCAGCTTTATCAG ATTACATTTCTGGGACTGACCTCACATGAAAGAATGAACCTCATGATACAGAACAAGTCATCTAAGCACCCTGTTTCACTCAGGAGAACTCCATACAA tCTTGGATGCTTCCAGaatcttgcagatttttttcagtgtgggTGCCTTGGCATGTTCAAACCCAATGTAATTGATTGGACCAAACAGTACAATCTCTTTCATCtggcaaaggagaaaaatcttcattctgTGTGA
- the ZDHHC13 gene encoding palmitoyltransferase ZDHHC13 isoform X2: MAAGGGPACKNHCHGPCRPHTCSCHDIHSDKDLSTLPGLYPFVEDSDTCDIVKATQYGLLERCKELVEAGYDVRQPDKENVTLLHWAAINNRQELVRFYISKGAIVDQLGGDLNSTPLHWAIRQGHLPMVILLLKCGADPSLIDGEGFSSIHLAVLFQHMPIIAYLISKGQNVDTTDFNGQTPLMISAQKVVGPEPTRFLLKFNPSLNAVDNVQKNTALHWAITSGNTSAVDLLLEAGASMDIKNVKGETPLDLACETQNRFIVYMLTEEERMRSRKNCRLLRIVEKYELFLLLASSLTLMWAVGYIMDLSSDSWLLKGSLLLLILFGMTVFMRRFVGLRNLRYLPTAFMLSSVFWMSLTWFVWFLPVHVANTILQVTVVFSIVGLLYYFYKTWKTDPGYVKTSEEEKKENIVALAEAGCLDFRTFCTSCLVKKPLRSMHCLACDSCVAKYDQHSLWIGQCIGIGNHHYYVLFLFFLTMTGVWLLYGTLLYWSNHCATSYRQDGAWTYFTQIIYCSPWVFYIFLLACFHTVWASLLLIIQLYQITFLGLTSHERMNLMIQNKSSKHPVSLRRTPYNLGCFQNLADFFQCGCLGMFKPNVIDWTKQYNLFHLAKEKNLHSV, encoded by the exons ATGGCTGCGGGCGGCGGTCCCGCG TGTAAAAATCATTGCCATGGGCCTTGTCGACCTCATACGTGCAGCTGTCACGATATCCACAGCGATAAGGATCTATCAACGCTACCAGGACTGTATCCATTTGTTGAGGACTCTGATACCTGTGATATTGTCAAGGCTACGCA gTATGGATTACTAGAGCGATGCAAAGAACTGGTAGAAGCAGGATATGATGTTCGGCAACCAGACAAAGAAAACGTGACTCTTCTTCACTGGGCAGCAATAAACAACAGGCAGGAGCTGGTTAG GTTTTATATTTCCAAAGGTGCAATAGTGGATCAGCTAGGTGGAGATTTGAATTCAACTCCACTTCACTGGGCCATTAG GCAAGGACACCTACCTATGGTCATATTATTGTTGAAATGTGGAGCAGATCCCAGTCTTATTGATGGGGAAGGATTCAGTAGCATTCATTTAGCAGTGCTGTTTCAACACATGCCTATTATAGCTTACCTCATATCAAAAGGCCAG AATGTAGATACAACAGACTTCAATGGACAAACACCTCTAATGATATCGGCGCAAAAAGTGGTTGG ACCAGAACCCACGAGGTTTCTCTTAAAGTTTAACCCTTCTCTCAATGCTGTAGACAACGTTCAAAAGAATACTGCATTGCATTGGGCAATTACATCAGGAAATACAAGTGCTGTGGATCTGTTGCTGGAAGCTGGTGCTAGCATGGACATAAAAAATGTCAAG GGAGAGACACCGCTTGACCTTGCTTGTGAAACTCAGAATCGCTTCATTGTTTATATGCtgactgaggaagaaagaatgagaagcagaaaaaattgCAGGTTACTGAGAATAGTAGAGAAGTATGAG CTTTTCCTGCTGTTGGCATCTTCCTTGACGTTGATGTGGGCCGTGGGATATATAATGGACTTAAGTTCTGATTCTTGGCTTTTGAAAGGAAGTCTACTTCTCTTGATACTTTTTGGAATGACTGTGTTCATGAG GCGATTTGTGGGGCTCAGGAATCTAAGGTATCTTCCTACAGCATTTATGCTAAGTTCAGTTTTTTGGATGTCTCTGACCTGGTTTGTCTGGTTCCTGCCTG TGCATGTAGCCAACACAATTCTCCAAGTTACTGTTGTGTTCAGCATAGTGGGTCTTCTTTATTATTTCTATAAGACTTGGAAAACTGATCCTGGATACGTTAAgacttcagaagaagaaaaaaaagag AACATTGTTGCTCTTGCAGAAGCAGGTTGCTTGGACTTCAGAACGTTTTGCACATCGTGTCTT GTAAAGAAGCCTTTGAGATCTATGCATTGTCTTGCCTGCGATTCCTGTGTAGCCAAATATGATCAGCATTCTCTATGGATTGGACAGTGCATAG GCATTGGCAACCATCATTATTATGTGTTGTTCCTGTTTTTCCTAACTATGACTGGTGTCTGGCTGCTTTATGGAACTCTTCTGT ATTGGTCAAACCACTGTGCAACAAGTTATCGTCAAGATGGAGCATGGACTTACTTCACACAGATAATATATTGTTCTCCATGGGTTTTCTATATCTTCCTGCTAGCCTGTTTCCATACTGTGTGGGCTTCATTGTTGCTAATTATTCAGCTTTATCAG ATTACATTTCTGGGACTGACCTCACATGAAAGAATGAACCTCATGATACAGAACAAGTCATCTAAGCACCCTGTTTCACTCAGGAGAACTCCATACAA tCTTGGATGCTTCCAGaatcttgcagatttttttcagtgtgggTGCCTTGGCATGTTCAAACCCAATGTAATTGATTGGACCAAACAGTACAATCTCTTTCATCtggcaaaggagaaaaatcttcattctgTGTGA
- the ZDHHC13 gene encoding palmitoyltransferase ZDHHC13 isoform X4, whose product MVILLLKCGADPSLIDGEGFSSIHLAVLFQHMPIIAYLISKGQNVDTTDFNGQTPLMISAQKVVGPEPTRFLLKFNPSLNAVDNVQKNTALHWAITSGNTSAVDLLLEAGASMDIKNVKGETPLDLACETQNRFIVYMLTEEERMRSRKNCRLLRIVEKYELFLLLASSLTLMWAVGYIMDLSSDSWLLKGSLLLLILFGMTVFMRRFVGLRNLRYLPTAFMLSSVFWMSLTWFVWFLPVHVANTILQVTVVFSIVGLLYYFYKTWKTDPGYVKTSEEEKKENIVALAEAGCLDFRTFCTSCLVKKPLRSMHCLACDSCVAKYDQHSLWIGQCIGIGNHHYYVLFLFFLTMTGVWLLYGTLLYWSNHCATSYRQDGAWTYFTQIIYCSPWVFYIFLLACFHTVWASLLLIIQLYQITFLGLTSHERMNLMIQNKSSKHPVSLRRTPYNLGCFQNLADFFQCGCLGMFKPNVIDWTKQYNLFHLAKEKNLHSV is encoded by the exons ATGGTCATATTATTGTTGAAATGTGGAGCAGATCCCAGTCTTATTGATGGGGAAGGATTCAGTAGCATTCATTTAGCAGTGCTGTTTCAACACATGCCTATTATAGCTTACCTCATATCAAAAGGCCAG AATGTAGATACAACAGACTTCAATGGACAAACACCTCTAATGATATCGGCGCAAAAAGTGGTTGG ACCAGAACCCACGAGGTTTCTCTTAAAGTTTAACCCTTCTCTCAATGCTGTAGACAACGTTCAAAAGAATACTGCATTGCATTGGGCAATTACATCAGGAAATACAAGTGCTGTGGATCTGTTGCTGGAAGCTGGTGCTAGCATGGACATAAAAAATGTCAAG GGAGAGACACCGCTTGACCTTGCTTGTGAAACTCAGAATCGCTTCATTGTTTATATGCtgactgaggaagaaagaatgagaagcagaaaaaattgCAGGTTACTGAGAATAGTAGAGAAGTATGAG CTTTTCCTGCTGTTGGCATCTTCCTTGACGTTGATGTGGGCCGTGGGATATATAATGGACTTAAGTTCTGATTCTTGGCTTTTGAAAGGAAGTCTACTTCTCTTGATACTTTTTGGAATGACTGTGTTCATGAG GCGATTTGTGGGGCTCAGGAATCTAAGGTATCTTCCTACAGCATTTATGCTAAGTTCAGTTTTTTGGATGTCTCTGACCTGGTTTGTCTGGTTCCTGCCTG TGCATGTAGCCAACACAATTCTCCAAGTTACTGTTGTGTTCAGCATAGTGGGTCTTCTTTATTATTTCTATAAGACTTGGAAAACTGATCCTGGATACGTTAAgacttcagaagaagaaaaaaaagag AACATTGTTGCTCTTGCAGAAGCAGGTTGCTTGGACTTCAGAACGTTTTGCACATCGTGTCTT GTAAAGAAGCCTTTGAGATCTATGCATTGTCTTGCCTGCGATTCCTGTGTAGCCAAATATGATCAGCATTCTCTATGGATTGGACAGTGCATAG GCATTGGCAACCATCATTATTATGTGTTGTTCCTGTTTTTCCTAACTATGACTGGTGTCTGGCTGCTTTATGGAACTCTTCTGT ATTGGTCAAACCACTGTGCAACAAGTTATCGTCAAGATGGAGCATGGACTTACTTCACACAGATAATATATTGTTCTCCATGGGTTTTCTATATCTTCCTGCTAGCCTGTTTCCATACTGTGTGGGCTTCATTGTTGCTAATTATTCAGCTTTATCAG ATTACATTTCTGGGACTGACCTCACATGAAAGAATGAACCTCATGATACAGAACAAGTCATCTAAGCACCCTGTTTCACTCAGGAGAACTCCATACAA tCTTGGATGCTTCCAGaatcttgcagatttttttcagtgtgggTGCCTTGGCATGTTCAAACCCAATGTAATTGATTGGACCAAACAGTACAATCTCTTTCATCtggcaaaggagaaaaatcttcattctgTGTGA
- the CSRP3 gene encoding cysteine and glycine-rich protein 3: MVTLHIKMPNWGGGAKCGACEKTVYHAEEIQCNGRSFHKTCFLCMGCRKALDSTTVAAHESEIYCKTCYGRKYGPKGIGFGQGAGCLSTDTGDHLGLNLQQGSPKPARPSTPTNPSKFAKKIVDVDKCPRCGKSVYAAEKIMGGGKPWHKTCFRCAICGKSLESTNVTDKDGELYCKVCYAKNFGPKGIGFGGLTQVEKKEHE; this comes from the exons ATG GTTACACTTCACATTAAGATGCCGAACTGGGGAGGTGGAGCCAAATGCGGCGCCTGTGAGAAGACAGTGTACCATGCTGAGGAAATTCAGTGCAACGGAAGGAGTTTCCACAAGACCTGCTTCCTCTGCA tgGGTTGCAGAAAAGCTCTGGACAGTACCACAGTAGCAGCTCATGAATCGGAAATTTACTGCAAAACTTGTTACGGGAGAAAATACGGTCCCAAAGGCATTGGCTTTGGACAAGGGGCAGGATGTCTCAGCACTGATACTGGTGACCATCTAGGCTTGAATCTGCAACA GGGATCACCAAAGCCTGCTCGCCCTTCTACACCAACTAATCCTTCAAAGTTTGCCAAAAAGATTGTAGATGTGGATAAGTGCCCCCGTTGTGGCAAATCAGTATATGCTGCAGAGAAGATAATGGGAGGAGGAAAA CCATGGCATAAGACATGCTTCCGCTGTGCTATTTGTGGGAAGAGTTTAGAATCTACAAACGTTACAGACAAAGATGGAGAGCTCTACTGTAAAG TTTGCTATGCAAAGAATTTTGGCCCCAAAGGAATTGGTTTTGGTGGTCTCACTCAAGTGGAAAAGAAAGAGCATGAATGA